Proteins from one Oenanthe melanoleuca isolate GR-GAL-2019-014 chromosome 1, OMel1.0, whole genome shotgun sequence genomic window:
- the NAA50 gene encoding N-alpha-acetyltransferase 50 isoform X1 encodes MADVKHVLICSSSRIELGDVTPHNIKQLKRLNQVIFPVSYNDKFYKDVLEVGELAKLAYFNDIAVGAVCCRVDHSQNQKRLYIMTLGCLAPYRRLGIGTKMLNHVLNICEKDGTFDNIYLHVQISNESAIDFYRKFGFEIIETKKNYYKRIEPADAHVLQKNLKAPCHGQNADVQKTDN; translated from the exons ATGGCAGATGTTAAGCATGTTTTGATTTGTTCCAGTAGCCGGATCGAGCTGGGAGATGTGACGCCACACAACATTAAGCAGCTGAAGAGGCTAAACCAGGTCATTTTCCCTGTCAGCTACAATGACAAGTTCTACAAGGATGTACTGGAGGTTGGCGAACTTGCCAAACTAG CCTATTTCAATGATATTGCAGTGGGAGCAGTGTGCTGTAGGGTGGATCACTCCCAGAATCAGAAGAGACTGTACATTATGACACTTGGATGCCTGGCACCCTACCGAAGGCTAGGAATAG GAACTAAAATGCTGAATCATGTCTTAAACATCTGTGAAAAAGATGGCACTTTTGACAACATCTATCT GCATGTCCAGATCAGCAACGAATCTGCAATTGACTTCTACAGAAAGTTTGGCTTTGAGATCATTGAGACGAAGAAGAACTATTACAAGAGGATAGAGCCTGCAGATGCTCACGTGCTGCAGAAAAACCTCAAAGCCCCTTGTCATGGCCAGAATGCAGATGTGCAAAAGACCGACAACTGA
- the NAA50 gene encoding N-alpha-acetyltransferase 50 isoform X2, with amino-acid sequence MKGSRIELGDVTPHNIKQLKRLNQVIFPVSYNDKFYKDVLEVGELAKLAYFNDIAVGAVCCRVDHSQNQKRLYIMTLGCLAPYRRLGIGTKMLNHVLNICEKDGTFDNIYLHVQISNESAIDFYRKFGFEIIETKKNYYKRIEPADAHVLQKNLKAPCHGQNADVQKTDN; translated from the exons TAGCCGGATCGAGCTGGGAGATGTGACGCCACACAACATTAAGCAGCTGAAGAGGCTAAACCAGGTCATTTTCCCTGTCAGCTACAATGACAAGTTCTACAAGGATGTACTGGAGGTTGGCGAACTTGCCAAACTAG CCTATTTCAATGATATTGCAGTGGGAGCAGTGTGCTGTAGGGTGGATCACTCCCAGAATCAGAAGAGACTGTACATTATGACACTTGGATGCCTGGCACCCTACCGAAGGCTAGGAATAG GAACTAAAATGCTGAATCATGTCTTAAACATCTGTGAAAAAGATGGCACTTTTGACAACATCTATCT GCATGTCCAGATCAGCAACGAATCTGCAATTGACTTCTACAGAAAGTTTGGCTTTGAGATCATTGAGACGAAGAAGAACTATTACAAGAGGATAGAGCCTGCAGATGCTCACGTGCTGCAGAAAAACCTCAAAGCCCCTTGTCATGGCCAGAATGCAGATGTGCAAAAGACCGACAACTGA
- the NAA50 gene encoding N-alpha-acetyltransferase 50 isoform X3, translated as MKGRIELGDVTPHNIKQLKRLNQVIFPVSYNDKFYKDVLEVGELAKLAYFNDIAVGAVCCRVDHSQNQKRLYIMTLGCLAPYRRLGIGTKMLNHVLNICEKDGTFDNIYLHVQISNESAIDFYRKFGFEIIETKKNYYKRIEPADAHVLQKNLKAPCHGQNADVQKTDN; from the exons CCGGATCGAGCTGGGAGATGTGACGCCACACAACATTAAGCAGCTGAAGAGGCTAAACCAGGTCATTTTCCCTGTCAGCTACAATGACAAGTTCTACAAGGATGTACTGGAGGTTGGCGAACTTGCCAAACTAG CCTATTTCAATGATATTGCAGTGGGAGCAGTGTGCTGTAGGGTGGATCACTCCCAGAATCAGAAGAGACTGTACATTATGACACTTGGATGCCTGGCACCCTACCGAAGGCTAGGAATAG GAACTAAAATGCTGAATCATGTCTTAAACATCTGTGAAAAAGATGGCACTTTTGACAACATCTATCT GCATGTCCAGATCAGCAACGAATCTGCAATTGACTTCTACAGAAAGTTTGGCTTTGAGATCATTGAGACGAAGAAGAACTATTACAAGAGGATAGAGCCTGCAGATGCTCACGTGCTGCAGAAAAACCTCAAAGCCCCTTGTCATGGCCAGAATGCAGATGTGCAAAAGACCGACAACTGA